A region of the Pricia mediterranea genome:
TCCTTTAAGTCTATCAACATCTGTTTTAAGCGTTTTTTTTCCTGCTTATCCGTCGTCCGGTGAAGCAAGAGTTCCGTGGCCTTACGATGTTCTCTCATCTTGTCCAATAAGATTTCCGGCGTGGTGGCCATTTTCAGCACTATGTCCTGTCCCGGCGCTCCGATTTCGAGTTCCAGGTAGTGCCAGGTTCCATCCATATTAAAATCATCCTTTACCTTTACCGGTGTAACGGTCTCTTCAGGTATTGGAATGGGTTTATCCTTTACCTCGCCAATTTTTTTGCCCGTCTCGTCTATAAATCCTCCTTTTACCAGCCCTGTTTCTTTAGGCATTTTGTCTTTCAAAACGCCTTTTACAAAATGTTTGCGATTGAACTTGGTCTTTTTGATGTCTATAATTTTCGCCAATTTTTCCTTAGAAAGTTCATCCCCGATGTTGTAATCAAAATCAATGGCAATTCCCGCATTGGCTATAGGCCAATTTCCTTCTAATTTTTTGTCCTTGAGTGTACCGTATAACACTTCGAAACTAAGATTTCCCTCCAGTCCAAGTGACAATTCACCAGCTATTTGAAGGGTGCCCTTGATGAAATCCCGTACAACTTTCCCGTCTTCGGTGGGTTGCTCCCGTTTTCCAAAGGTGGCTTCCAGGTCTGAATAGCCCTTTAGGGATGCTGTTCCCCCAACACCCATTTCAACAGCCGTTACGTCTAAGCCCAAATATGGAAAACTTGTGCCGACCCTTGCGGCCATCCGCCCGGTTACACCTACCTTTCCATTGAGCTCGGCAGAGAGGTTTAACCGGGCAGTCACAGATAGTTCTTTATTTATCTTGGGATTCGTAGAATAAATCCCATCAATATGAATGTCATATAAGGTGAGGGGGCCGAACATGTACTTATAGTAAAGGCCTCCTTTACCGGTGAAGTTCAATCCGGCCGGTATCCTTGGAATTTTTACAAAAAATGGCCCGAATTCGGCGACCAATTTAGGTGAAATGGGTTTCCAATCGATTCCCTTTTCTTCCAACAGTTTATATTTAGACGCTACCCTGATGGTTCCGAAAACTGTAAGGTGACTATCCGGGTCGAGCACCAAACCGGCCTGTCCGGTTATCACATCCTTCCCTTTTTCGTCCTTGACAATGGACAAAGACACCGACCCCCAACCGATCAGGGATAGTTCTTTATCGGACTCATCCATGGAGGGTAAGTGCAGGGCTTCCTTGCCTTCATTTTCCGGAAGTTGATTCTTCACTTCGTCCCAAGCTTTTCTTTTCGTAGTTACCAAAAGTGTCACCTCCGCTTGTTTAATTCTGCTACCTTCATCTTTCTTCGGGGCGTATTTGGCGTTTCCCCTTATCTCAAGATTCCCATTAAGATAGGAAGCCTTTAATTTGACCTTGATGTTATTTATGTTCCAACTCTTTTCGAGTTGAAGGTCTCCCAATCTCCCCAGTAGCTCGGAAAACGGATCCCGCTCAACGGGCATTTGGGTCGTTTCCAAGCCTTGGACATCCAAGTTCATTTTTCCGCTCCAGGCGTGCAGGTCATCCCAAGACACGAAAGCCCCCTGGAGTAGCTGCCCACCTCCCGTTTCGCACAGACCTGCAAGTTCAAGGACCAGTTTGCCATTTTTAACCTCGTTTGTAAAAACCACCTTGGTGTACTTGTCTTTTTGATAGTCATTGCCAAATACCAATTGGGTGAGCGTATCCTCATCCATGAGAAACCGCATAGCGGCTTTGGTATCGGCCTGAATGAGCAAGCCTTTTGGCAAAAAGGCCATTCCTCCATAAATATCGCTGGTTGCCTTATCGATTCCCAGCCCGATGTAAGTCGTTTGCTTTCTTTTGTCCGTATTGAAGGCCGAGTGCTTGATCTCAAAGAAATAAGGCTTCATTTCATAGGTATCGCTCGCTATATGGTAACGGATCCGAACATTGTCACGATGGCCCATTTTTCCGTATTTGATATTCAATTCAGGACCCTCCGTCATTTCCTTTAAATACTTTTTTCCGAGATACGGAGCCAAATAGCTATTGCTTAGCCACCACTGTTCCATATAGGCGAACATTTGAATGTGCTTGGCCAATATCATTGGAGGGTCGAACTTGTTTAATCCCATAAAGTCGATACGCGTGGTTTTTACGGCTTTTACCGCCGCCGCACTAATATGAAGAAGATCGCCCTCGTCTTCCATCACTTTTTTGATACCCCATTTCACGAGCTTTTTTGCGAGATAGCGCCCGCCCCATATTGCCACAGGCGCGGCCCAAGGAAGCTTTTGAAGGTCCGGAACTTCGGTCGGATTCTCTTTTTTGGCCTGAACTGGGCTTCGACCTTGTTGAATGGTATGCGTCAGCTCATGGGCCAATAAATGCTGCCCGCTGCGTGACTGGGTATCATATTTGCCTTCATTAAAATAGATATCGCTCCCATGGGTAAAGGCATGGGCCTTAAGGTCCTTGGCCATTTGAGCGGCCTCGGATCCGGTATGTATGTGTACATCGCTGAAATCGGCACCAAAGGCAGATCCCATGGCCTCACCAGTCCCTGAGGACAGTGGACTCCCCCTGCCCTTTGTGGCGTCTAAGCGGGATTGTAGATTCATGGGGGTTTGTCCGACACCGTTTTCGGAGTTGGCCTGTATGTCTTCTTCCTCATCGGTGGGATTGCCCGTGACATCCCCTACCTCCTTTCGATGCAGTTCTTGCTCCTCACGGCTATCGTCCATTTCTTCCTTTTCACATTCCTCACATTTGAGGTGGATGGATGGACTTATCGCAGGGGAAGTATCCCCGGTATTACCGGCCATTGTTATAGGTTTTGAAGCCTTCGCAATGTTTGGCTCGGACTGTAGCGTTCGCTCTGTATCGCTTTCCAATGTGGGTTTTTTCAAGATATCTTCCTGTTCCACCGGTTCTGATGTTTCCTCTTCTTTTTTCTGTACCTTTTCCTTTTCCTCACAGGTACTGCATTTTGCCTGTGCCGTGGGGATGCCAAATGGTTCGGATCGCCCCTTAGTCCAAATGGGTTTGAGCTGTACGTCGAGTCGAGTCTGAACGTCCGGTTTCGTCTGCAGGTCGAGTTTCATTTGGAGCTCGGGGTGCGTTTGCAAATCAGGTTCGGACATGCCGGCCTCGCTCTCGAAAATCGGTTTGCGCCGCACCCCGATCATGTCCCTAGCGGATG
Encoded here:
- a CDS encoding eCIS core domain-containing protein codes for the protein MQVTKTKTSTSTGSNVQAKRQPFFNKEGQGSFFSKSTLPKSNNSDPSFFGPTTLQPKLSIGRPNDKYEVEADAMADRVMQRLNGQTASDGPSIDQTRSDGPKGGNNNIQAKSIGTLQAKCADVQPKPIDRPLVQAKCESCEEEEIQRKEAPLFDGSSARDMIGVRRKPIFESEAGMSEPDLQTHPELQMKLDLQTKPDVQTRLDVQLKPIWTKGRSEPFGIPTAQAKCSTCEEKEKVQKKEEETSEPVEQEDILKKPTLESDTERTLQSEPNIAKASKPITMAGNTGDTSPAISPSIHLKCEECEKEEMDDSREEQELHRKEVGDVTGNPTDEEEDIQANSENGVGQTPMNLQSRLDATKGRGSPLSSGTGEAMGSAFGADFSDVHIHTGSEAAQMAKDLKAHAFTHGSDIYFNEGKYDTQSRSGQHLLAHELTHTIQQGRSPVQAKKENPTEVPDLQKLPWAAPVAIWGGRYLAKKLVKWGIKKVMEDEGDLLHISAAAVKAVKTTRIDFMGLNKFDPPMILAKHIQMFAYMEQWWLSNSYLAPYLGKKYLKEMTEGPELNIKYGKMGHRDNVRIRYHIASDTYEMKPYFFEIKHSAFNTDKRKQTTYIGLGIDKATSDIYGGMAFLPKGLLIQADTKAAMRFLMDEDTLTQLVFGNDYQKDKYTKVVFTNEVKNGKLVLELAGLCETGGGQLLQGAFVSWDDLHAWSGKMNLDVQGLETTQMPVERDPFSELLGRLGDLQLEKSWNINNIKVKLKASYLNGNLEIRGNAKYAPKKDEGSRIKQAEVTLLVTTKRKAWDEVKNQLPENEGKEALHLPSMDESDKELSLIGWGSVSLSIVKDEKGKDVITGQAGLVLDPDSHLTVFGTIRVASKYKLLEEKGIDWKPISPKLVAEFGPFFVKIPRIPAGLNFTGKGGLYYKYMFGPLTLYDIHIDGIYSTNPKINKELSVTARLNLSAELNGKVGVTGRMAARVGTSFPYLGLDVTAVEMGVGGTASLKGYSDLEATFGKREQPTEDGKVVRDFIKGTLQIAGELSLGLEGNLSFEVLYGTLKDKKLEGNWPIANAGIAIDFDYNIGDELSKEKLAKIIDIKKTKFNRKHFVKGVLKDKMPKETGLVKGGFIDETGKKIGEVKDKPIPIPEETVTPVKVKDDFNMDGTWHYLELEIGAPGQDIVLKMATTPEILLDKMREHRKATELLLHRTTDKQEKKRLKQMLIDLKELQKTTTNLIIRLKRMGIDPEESTDKSKLPGFEALGEQIGAFGERYDLSDFGNPLSGDPDRNPSSEIGDGTYDYPITIRWTKRSWHNPITLKPKNSGWTRKGKTPPPAVDVYPDMDSTTEIEVAPTQYLGSKFTPFPGQKDKIRDGDGEAIKVVDIGVDGLRKPQIDKKMKRTRSKPKRKGMEGRFRTLLKNYSYDWSDMSPDHVQDLGWDGPDAVDNLWPLYRDMNAGIGNKIYNQTVEYIENGQIKTNRPYYMVGKWFIIKSWGDIE